In the genome of Mycoplasma nasistruthionis, the window TAATTCCAAATTGTCCAATGAACATAACTAAAATCAATGTAATTTTTGAAGCTACATTTAAATTCTTGGTTATTCCTGATGACAGACCAGTAGTTCCAAAGGCACTAGCTACTTCAAAAACAATGTTTTCAGTTCCAAAGACTTCATTTCCATTATTAAAGATTGAGTCTGTTTTAATTTGACCCTTATAAGTGTCAAATGATGAAAACAGTATCATTGATGCGAGCAGAATAATGATTAAAGTAATGGCAATTATTTGACTTGACATATTAACTGTTTCTTGACGAATTGAACGTTTAAACATTCTAACTTTAGGTCAACCAAATAAAATTCTTACAATCGACATAAACATTAATGCAAAAGTAGTTGTTCTTATTCCTCCACCTGTTGAAGCAGGAGCTGCTCCAATAATCATCATTAAAATAAAAATAAAAGTAGTACCTTGTGTAAAGTGTTTGATATTTACAGTAGCAAAACCAGCGCTTCGGGTTGAAAAACTACTAAACACTACTGCAAAAAACTTGTCAAAATCACTTCCATATAAGTGTCCATTTTCAACATATTGTTTAATTTTATCAGGAACATTAGTTAAATCTGCTCCATCATTAAATCATTTAGTATAAGTTGTATAAACACTGTCTGATAAGTTTTCAGGAATATAATATTGATTTCATAAAGTATATGGATTTGAAGAAGTAGTTTCAAATACTATTGAAGCTAAAAATCCTGCAATTAAAATTAATAAATAAGCAGTTAATGATACTTTAGTGAAAAGTGAAAACTTATATTGAGTAGGCTTACGATGAATTTTATGTTTGATTCATTCTAATAAGTCATATAAAACCGGGTAACCAACACCACCAATAATTAGCAGAATAATAAAACTTATTTGTAAAAAGTAGTTTTGATAATAAGGCATTAAAGAAAAGCCTGACATAATATCAAAACCAGCATTATTAATGGCTGAAATTGTATGGAAAATACCAAATTTAAGCGATAAGCCTCAATTGTATTGTGGGCTTATAAAATCACCATTTAACATTAATT includes:
- a CDS encoding TrkH family potassium uptake protein codes for the protein MSNFIDKTKRKVARSKFYRSISYFWHWKNNISKLKYLLFVYFLIIVLSSIILFLPISQNANQPKISYINAVFTTASAFSDTGLVVVDTYKHWNDLGQAVIAILILSGGIGIFALKFFIINYLFGKKTTSVVEMKLLQTERGGSDMSKMIKLIVSSVKFIFIVICFYSIILTLYFYFSPLKHTKGIQLMLNGDFISPQYNWGLSLKFGIFHTISAINNAGFDIMSGFSLMPYYQNYFLQISFIILLIIGGVGYPVLYDLLEWIKHKIHRKPTQYKFSLFTKVSLTAYLLILIAGFLASIVFETTSSNPYTLWNQYYIPENLSDSVYTTYTKWFNDGADLTNVPDKIKQYVENGHLYGSDFDKFFAVVFSSFSTRSAGFATVNIKHFTQGTTFIFILMMIIGAAPASTGGGIRTTTFALMFMSIVRILFGWPKVRMFKRSIRQETVNMSSQIIAITLIIILLASMILFSSFDTYKGQIKTDSIFNNGNEVFGTENIVFEVASAFGTTGLSSGITKNLNVASKITLILVMFIGQFGISSTLQVWKRKKSYKRTFEYIDGDIAIG